The genomic segment CAAATAGTAAATTATCCATTGTAAAGTAACCTACTACATGGATggatattctaaaaattaaaaacttatcttaactgatcattgagataaaaatataggtaataaaattaaatgtcttgataaaaattaagtattataacttCTTTATGGCATCCAAAAATGAAATCATCAAATATGAAATTAGTGTGGAGTGTGGACTATTACAAGAATCACCTATAGCtgtatcatttaataaattcattttaataataggtatacactattgtaattaaaaatatttctaaacttaCCATTATAACCACGATGTACTAAGTTAGTAAAATGCAAAAGCATGCGACTGGACGTCTGGACTGCAAATGACAACACAatcactataattttaatttaataatattgttatcaatcgGTAAAGTCTACcccataatataattgttgtctACAAAAATCGTCAATGCATATCTAGACGATGCCActacacaaaaaataagaaCCCGAAGAAGTACAGCGCGCAAGTAACGACACGTCCACCATGCGGTAAGAAATAACAATAGGCACAgtaagtttaaagttataagtataaataaattcagtAATAGAGtcaaagtattttgttttataatttagaaatttatctaacatattaataatatgcataataatttatagaaatataaactaggtatttaatcgtataaatataaatataatatatatatatttttttcctattattaaacaattttatgtagAGTATACTCGTCCTctacaactataattttatttttttcgtcttCTCATAAATATTTTGCAGTCTCTGAACCAgacatatttatagttatattccTTAGCACAAATTCTTGTCTTAtagaataaattactatttgtctgagttaatacattatttatatatatacattaattgttcCATTCTGTATGGATATCCTTTGCTTTTAATTTCTTCTTTCTTGTATTGATGGACcatcagtgttttttttttattattgttcgagTATAAGACAGCTACGATTTTCCCAGgtttattttggatttttgaATGGGTACGATACGCATATTCCACAGATGTAGTTTCACCCAAGACCTCTGAAATTGTTTCTACTATTTTTCCACAGTCTTCATTTGTTTGTTCAGGAActccaattatttcaatatggtTTCCAATTAATTTCTGCTCTATagtatttattcttttattaacTACAGTCCATTCATTTTTCAGTTTAATATTCTGttcttttaatactttatttccTTCGCTGATAACATTAACCGATTTTATAATGTCTCGCAATTGTGTAGAACAGTGTTTCTCAAACTGTGGGGATACTCGAAATTTTTCGAGGGGTACAATAGTCTGGCcatcaaacatttaaattaaaacgatacCGTATTTTCCACCACTTATTTATGTGAAAGAGGTTTTTCAAGTTTAActtatgttaaatgtaaatataatttaagattgtatttaataaaattagaacccaatattgataaaatgtgtCAACAGAAACATGCTCACCCATCTCActaatttctttgaaaataagcgattatagtttttaaaatttttttctatattagtatttaataacttaatcttaatgaaataataacgtATGTAagactttaaattttttatacatattttagtttagtAACTAAGAAGGGGTAcccgaaaaaatatattgataaaaaggGGTACAGTGTTTAAAAAAGTTCGAGAATCCCTGGTGTAGAAAAATCATCAAATTGTTTACTCATGATATCAACTGAATTTTTTaagtcgaaaaatattttacttgaatcTTTTTCCAGTATGAtttctttttcattatttgtatcAGAAATTGACATATTTGCAGTTTGAACAGCACCATTTTCCTTTGTTTATAACACTCAATTTCCTAAAAATTAGATTCCCGGAAACCTGCGCAtgtgaaattcaaaaatgttttgcaCTTTGCACACTTTATATTATCTTCATTGTCATATATGTTGTCGTTGCTGACGGTACACAGCATATTGACTTATTCCAATTAACGAAAAATATCACTACTGTTATAAGATAAGCGAGAATGCAACAAACAGACGTCCGTCCACAGATAACGCTGATTATTAGAGCGTGGATTtctatgcaattgcatatttttttccttttaatatttttggatttttgtcagttatctgcacgaatcatcataatttgaagGTCATggtgaaaattttttttgcatatttctgcatatttaaaggttattgcatattttggcaaaattcaaaatttattgcattttcaagcgaaaatttaaaaaaaatgtataaaataatattttgtcaagtagaaaaattaaaactaaatttcatagtcactaaataataatttatatatatatttattcataacattataaggtaaataaataatcgattacgaCGTAAACTTAATCGCTCTTGCTGTGTCAGTCGGTTATCGACATACCACTCGGCACTCGGTTACATCGTCTTTCGTTGTCTGTAAATCGTGATTATGCCGAAACTTGAAatgcatatgattattaattttaataataaacaaaattttaaaaataaattaagttgttcagaaaatgtcctaatttttttttttttaagtgtttaagtaattaattattataagttttattgtaaattttaaataaataaaaaattcttgcatattttttacatattttcatgatttttactgcatattatatggcatatttcgatacttttaagtgcataaaaatccgcACTCTACTGATTATCAACTGATAACAATCGATACAATCGTATATTAcgactattattgtattaatatatttaaatataaaactattatattattattaaatgtaattaaatacagtcttgtaaagtattcgaatacttgtatttaaatacttgtattaaaataccataaagtccgttttattaattttaatttattatttttcacaaaaaattgacatcaataaaaataatattgttttcgttgaaaactaattttatgtttttgtatagtaaaagtaggtaataacaatgtCAGGTTTACAGTCGGTCAAAAACGCACTTTCAGTTTTTcccaaaatttttcatttaccgTATAACTTTTACCATTTTTCTTTCTTAAATTCTTATTTGGACTattccaaatatattttttaaattagccaaATCAGTCCAGCCGTTCTCAAGTCATGCGATCACTAACgaacaacatttaattttaatttatatagattatatcgGCATTTTCTACgacttattatacattaaaaccttcccCGAACTCAGCTGATTTATTAATGAAACTGTACTAAAATCCGGTGAGTACCTAATTTGCGAGATATGCgcacaaaaaatatacatactaagatatacatacaaaaaatgggcttctattttttttatgtatacctatatagactaTTCGTATAATAAATCGATGTTACAAAATTCTTtcgcaaaattaaatatttaaatatcaatgtattgtgttataaaataatgaagatAGTATTTATATGGCATACTCCTATATGGTATAACCCACACAgtaattggaaaatattaatattttcaccaTGTGGTATATAGATGGGTCTTGCAATATTTTccaagaaaaattttaaaaacattatgaaaatatttgttgaataatatatttcaattacatattactagaatattttcaaaacttatcCAGATCAATATTGTATTCGTATGTTGTACAATAAGTTGtgaaaatatttaccaataatatatttcgatacacacattttcagaatatttcTATTACTTGTACTGATCAATATTGTATTCGTATGTTGTATGATAAGTTGTGAAAATATTtgccaataatatatttcaatacacatattttcagaatatttttattacttgtcccgatcaatattttattagcatgTTGTATGATAAGTTGTGAAAATATTtgccaataatatatttcaatacacatattttcagaatatttttattacttgtcccgatcaatattttattagcatgTTGTATGATAAGTTGTGAAAATATTTGccataatataacacattaNNNNNNNNNNNNNNNNNNNNNNNNNNNNNNNNNNNNNNNNNNNNNNNNNNTAGAAATGTTACTAGTGTTAATGTTcacataaaaacatttgaaataagtGGTCACTCGATTTTTAGaacggtaaaaaatatttaccgggtaaaaaaaatatcggtaaaatttacgtaaatttacCTTACCGGTAAAATTTACCGGGTAAATTTACCAAGCTCCCATctctatagataagtatacctataatatgtatgtctaatatctagactgacaaaccgtctccgctcagattcgtttttcttatacagtgatattatatcattgaattcaaatttaatactatccattatacagtgacccacttgtaacttactgtacagcagagcgacatccacttacccacctttttaaacacatattacTCGCTGCAGTATGAGCTCCGacgaatataacattttaatgttttagacggcaaaaaacaaaatactaacgGAACGTTTGGCCTCTTGTTAAAccatgtattgtatattgctgaaaaaaatgttttgggcAATATGTGAATGTACCTACCGTCGGCTAAAAGAGTTTCCGTATTGTCattgagaaataataaatttgttttgcaagttacaattattatttcatcctCTTCAAATACGTGTACAAAATTTTCTTTAGATTTATTCTCAATACAagcaattttaactttttgaatAGCATCGGTTATAGATGATGGAATGGTAGGTAAAGTTTTGCGTCGTTCTCGATACATAGACTTTCGAAGAGCATTTATATTAGATGAACatacccataggcgcaaatagggggggctttaggggctaagcccccccaaaaatgtccatagccctcccaaacatttcctacattttgttttaagcttattcaatattatcaaagtaaggccctattaggccccccaaatctcaaacgttATTTATGCGCCTATGAACATACCTGAGAGTCTTCAATACTTGATAATTCTttacgaattatttttattggcttttcatatacattttcaatagcTTTACGTTTAATAGCTGTACGAATGTTTTGTAgttcttttttttgttcatcATTGTCCTCGTTGTGTTGGTGATCTTTAATATTACTGCGAATTGAAACCGTTTTTTCATTGTTGGTGATAAAAGTTACATTACATGTTTATTGCACACACCGCCAAACAATATCACCTGAACTTTTATTAGTTCTAAAATAACGAAAGTTATAGTTGTCGAAATCAATAGAACTATTACCATGGTTATTAgtaaaaagtttaaacatattttattgattttatttgaaatgtcaCGTGGAATGATTCAAAGATCGAAAGACGACTAAAAATGAACTACAAATTTGTACACtgcgaatacaattttttacagaTAAAGCTTAATAATGTCGTTATAGATAATTGTCGATAAGTGACGATAATCGTCCAAAATAAACGTGTGCTGTAATGGGATAtccagtattttaaaaatttaaaaatactggatATCCCAATCTGTGTTCGGTTTTGTCCCATGCGTATTTTGCGCGTTTGTGCGGTAACGGGCGACGCCcgcctatgatattacttatatttgatgatattattgtgaataaagtaattcataatatattataacctatttacgtggaaccttgattaaaatttccaatccttagccataaaagttgaacattttatacatttttaactacaaaataattattacgttttaagtttgatacattttgtcaaaattcgaactttaaatgcttataaaaacaaattgtgcctatatgtatttttaatatttttcaacttctattgtaacaatatatcaggagccttgcattacattttaacgCTTTTTACCCGACAAATagaattgtattgatatttatagtaaataaaactaaaaaaattgacaatgtccgtaaacagcttaaaaagagtcaaattattctcaaaattttaccgtgcatagaaaatgctaatataaaattttcaagtatcgaaagtcattcgttttttaattacaacaaaataagaaaattgttacatgagaaatcgagtgaatatcaaatattgtaaaaatatgaatttcaaacactcataaaaatttaatttgatttgcttgttgacatttttttttgatgaatcGTACTGGACGAACGTTCATAGACAGATAAACGGCGCTCCCGAACGAGCACTCGTCGCCGATTGCGAATTGCAAATAGTAGGCATGACACCAACACAGTTAGGCGGGCTGCACACTGAAGAAACTTGTTTTAGAAaccaatttaagaaataaatttaatgaaactaGTTTTATGAAACTAATTTCTTATTTGCGTACACTGGTGAAATTAAAGTGTGAGAAACTAATGTATAGTTTCGACAATGTCGTCTGATGATGAGGATGTGTTTATGTTATATTGGTGGCTTCGTAACAAAAAAAGGAAACGTAGGTATTGGATTCATCCACTTTTAAAAGATAAACAGCATAGTAGCTATGTAGTTGCAAAGGAATTAACCGCCGATGAGGATAAATTCCAAAGTTTCTATAGAATGTCTCAAGTTGCTTTTCATCGTTTAGTGCAGTTAGTTGGACCACATATAACGAAGAAAGATACTAACTGGAGAATGGCTTTGGAACCAGAAGAAAAACTCATAATAACATTGAGGtaagtttaattatatattttattctagaaATAgaaattcagtaaaaaaaaaaattacaaatttaaacattttctgggttataaaaattaatgaaataaaaaaaaaatacagtatactaattacaaaatactagtttttgttattcaattttCTGGTCTTCTGAGCAAATATGGTTGAAGTTCTTGGTATAGCATGTTAGGGTGGTCAATCTCAGAAGAATTCTGTTCTGATGTGTGAGAGTGACCATCATATGATGAGGAATCAGAATGATGTTGTAAAGTTGTTTGATAGTTGTTAGATGTCAAGTATGGTATTGGTGGTTGTCCAAGTGTTCTGTCAATAAGATTGCCCACATCGCGTCTGAAAGCTCTGAATTGCACTGTACTCATTTCTTCTAAATCTGGAAGTagacttaataaaaaaagttttttcgcATTATCTTCATTTGGTGGTTTATTTGACTTTGACTGAATGTAGTTGATTATGCAATCGTCTGCAGTATCAActtgtgtttttttctttttctttggaGGCCCCATTGCATATTGGCTGGTAGTTTTGGTAGTATCTGCACTAATACTACAAGACGAAACATCGTATGTGGGATTTTCAATGTCATTGCATATATATTGCGATCTGTTTATTTCGGTTGGGTTTTCTTCTTCAAATTCTTGAAATTCCTCGTTGTTAGGTGGTGGTGGTAAATTTCCGGGTAATGATTTGTCCAAAGTAATATTGATATATGGTTTTAGAAAACTCATATTTTCTGAAAGATACCacgtcttatttttattattcactcCAGATCCAGATGGTGGCTTCTTTATAGCACGTGTATAAACTATTCTTAAGTTTCTCCACGATTCCTTGCACTCTTTTGCTACAACAAACAGAAAACAATTCTATTAACCGCTAGGCAGTATACAAATGAGTGTTTGACTTGAATTTTTTAACTCTGTTTAATTATGAgcaatatttataagaattggagtttttataaaaatcaatattaattatattattttatgagtatttttatcagtacatattctattaaatcgtaaaaaacaagaaaatttgtttattttgttaaccTAAAaattcacaacatttttttattatattatttcagataTCTGGCCACAGGCGGCAGCTTTAGAGCTTTGGCTCACTACTTCGTAAGAGGTGAAAGAACAATTGGTATGACTGTTGCAGAAACAACTGAAGCTATATGGACCTGTTTACATCCAGAATGGTTACCTGTTCCAGATACAAATGCATGGAAAAACATTTCAGCACGTTATCAACAACTATGGAGTTTGCCTCACTGTTTGGGATCGATTGATGGCAAGCacataagaattaaaaaatttggaaataCTGGCTCACGTAATTTCAATTACAAAGGTTATTTTTCTGTTCAACTTATGGCGTGTGCAGATGCAGATGGCTGTTTTGTTACTATTGATGTAGGCGATCTTGGTAGAAACAGCGATGGGGGAGTTTTTCGTTCATCTCGTTTAGGTCGATGGTTGCAAGCTGATGGTCTTAATTTACCACCACCAGAACCATTACCACTTGACGAAAACGAACACAGCTTCCCTTATTATTTTTCAGCAGATGAGGCATTCCctcttaaaacatatattatgcgACCATATCCTAGAAGCTCTTTAACAGATAAGCAACGAGTTTTCAATTTTAGGCTGTCTTTAGGTCGTAAGACAGTCGAGTGTGCCTTTGGAATGCTCACATCTAAGTTTCGTGTGTTTGAAACGCCTATAGGTTGCTCAGAAAAAACCgtgatatctattataaaatgtgcatGTGTTTTGCATAATTATATTCGCAAAACAGAAGGAAAAATGTATACGCCAAGAAATGATGTTAATATTGATGAAGACACTCATATGCCGAATGTTAACTTAGAAATAAACAGAAACGTTAATTTAACGACAGCAAAGGGAATGAGAGACTACCTCAGTGATTACTTCTTAAAACCTGGTGTTGCTATTCCACCTCAATGGTTAAGAATTGTGGGAAGTATAGAGTAATCACAtggttattaaatatgaaaataaaaatatcactatAGTCGCTATAGATATATTTGGtaacttatacttatatttatatttatatttatacttatacttgtatatataataaattaagtttatgactaaaaaccattgtaatcattaatattaacaaatatatatcgAAGTTATTTCAAAGTTGTTTACTAACCTGTTCGTCCTACCTCCTTTGAAACATTTTCCCTGGCCAGGTCGACATTATCTCTATTTCTATAATCCTTGTTTTTGTAATCGTACAAGCAGACGTATCCTTCGATTGcttctattaattttgaattaaaatctcGTTCTCCTTTCGAcatcgtatttaaatatttagataacaataaaaatatataaaatcaattaatatcgaacttatatatttaattattcactaGCACTAAAGTGAACTCAACTACTCCGAATGACGTACGTTatgctattaaataataatattgtagattaGATATGTAGATTTGTAGATTATATGAGTCCACAAgcgatattttgtataaaataaaaaaaaaacaaagatacTATTGGTCAAAACATCGATAACGTTTCTATTATGGGGATTTATTTACTATGAAGAGAGCCTAGGGATTTTTAtgtcgtatataaataatattcaataagtaCGATAAATACTACTTACTATTGTTGCTACGCTGTATATACAAGGTAcagtgtatagtatatatatatattatatatattatactaaaatatgataaatggtacctaattatattatttcgtataatttatacgaaactttattgataaaacCAAAATTACAAGTTTCATGAAACCGTGGTTGCGCAACTATGGGAAATTTTTGTTTCGTGAAACTCAGTGTGCGTAtctatttgattttcaattgaATGGTTTCATGAAATTAAAGTTTCACATTTCATGAAATTAGTTTCTTAAAACAAGTTTCTTCAGTGTGCAGCCCGCCTTAATCACGGTTAAaattaaccggagtttaatcggccgaatttgaaggttaaatatctgttatcaacCGATTAATCCGGCGAGCCTCTGCTCAGTCATTCGGCTTCTTAACcaattttttaatctaataaacaaTACAGCAAAGCAATAATAAGCATAAACTAAAGCTATAAGCggttaataacaatttacagcATGCATATCAATTGTATGCTTTTATGTaagtatctattttaaatataaaattcaaattgtgTTTTAGAAAaagtatatagtttaataaaaggcttaaataaaagtataaaaatgtattcatacaatttttataactacGAGTGAAAATGCTACCTGCGAAGAGTTGAGAAGCTGCGTTCTGCAGTTGCTGCACT from the Acyrthosiphon pisum isolate AL4f chromosome X, pea_aphid_22Mar2018_4r6ur, whole genome shotgun sequence genome contains:
- the LOC100569061 gene encoding protein ALP1-like; the encoded protein is MSSDDEDVFMLYWWLRNKKRKRRYWIHPLLKDKQHSSYVVAKELTADEDKFQSFYRMSQVAFHRLVQLVGPHITKKDTNWRMALEPEEKLIITLRYLATGGSFRALAHYFVRGERTIGMTVAETTEAIWTCLHPEWLPVPDTNAWKNISARYQQLWSLPHCLGSIDGKHIRIKKFGNTGSRNFNYKGYFSVQLMACADADGCFVTIDVGDLGRNSDGGVFRSSRLGRWLQADGLNLPPPEPLPLDENEHSFPYYFSADEAFPLKTYIMRPYPRSSLTDKQRVFNFRLSLGRKTVECAFGMLTSKFRVFETPIGCSEKTVISIIKCACVLHNYIRKTEGKMYTPRNDVNIDEDTHMPNVNLEINRNVNLTTAKGMRDYLSDYFLKPGVAIPPQWLRIVGSIE
- the LOC115033410 gene encoding uncharacterized protein LOC115033410, which encodes MSKGERDFNSKLIEAIEGYVCLYDYKNKDYRNRDNVDLARENVSKEVGRTAKECKESWRNLRIVYTRAIKKPPSGSGVNNKNKTWYLSENMSFLKPYINITLDKSLPGNLPPPPNNEEFQEFEEENPTEINRSQYICNDIENPTYDVSSCSISADTTKTTSQYAMGPPKKKKKTQVDTADDCIINYIQSKSNKPPNEDNAKKLFLLSLLPDLEEMSTVQFRAFRRDVGNLIDRTLGQPPIPYLTSNNYQTTLQHHSDSSSYDGHSHTSEQNSSEIDHPNMLYQELQPYLLRRPEN